The proteins below are encoded in one region of Sphingobium yanoikuyae:
- a CDS encoding anti-sigma factor family protein, with translation MAELTITECELHAYVDDQLDAMGRLEVADYLVRNPDVAARVLADLSVRDAMRALAERDDQPVPQRLQDSARKVEGALHRSRLFRRLSGGLAMAAGIVAAVALGVGKLNMGVAPPAQAMPVFIEEALMSHKTALVRSHMKSQPEIPHFDPADVRSATHINVPVLPAGWRVLDVQLFPSDYGPSLQLVIDAGEKAPVSLFAARAVTGLPETPRTQVVDGETIAYWARKGTVYVLTGVESQDFLQRHAADLANNQDA, from the coding sequence ATGGCGGAACTCACCATCACCGAATGCGAACTGCACGCCTATGTCGACGACCAACTTGACGCAATGGGGCGGCTGGAAGTGGCCGATTATCTGGTGCGCAATCCCGATGTCGCCGCGCGTGTGCTGGCCGACCTGTCGGTGCGCGACGCGATGCGGGCACTGGCGGAGCGCGATGATCAGCCCGTGCCGCAGCGCCTGCAGGACAGCGCCCGCAAGGTGGAGGGGGCGCTGCACCGCAGCCGCCTGTTTCGCCGGCTGAGCGGCGGGCTGGCGATGGCGGCGGGCATCGTTGCCGCGGTGGCGCTGGGCGTGGGCAAGCTGAACATGGGCGTGGCGCCGCCGGCGCAGGCGATGCCGGTGTTCATCGAGGAGGCCTTGATGTCGCACAAGACCGCGCTGGTGCGGTCGCACATGAAGTCGCAGCCCGAAATCCCGCATTTCGACCCGGCCGATGTCCGGTCCGCCACCCATATCAACGTGCCGGTTCTGCCGGCGGGCTGGCGGGTGCTGGATGTGCAGCTGTTCCCGTCGGACTATGGGCCGAGCCTGCAACTGGTGATCGATGCGGGCGAGAAGGCGCCGGTGTCGCTGTTCGCGGCGCGGGCCGTCACCGGCCTGCCGGAAACGCCGCGCACCCAGGTCGTCGACGGCGAGACCATCGCCTACTGGGCCCGCAAGGGCACCGTCTATGTGCTGACCGGCGTGGAATCCCAGGATTTCCTGCAGAGGCACGCGGCCGATCTGGCCAATAATCAGGACGCATGA
- a CDS encoding FAD-dependent oxidoreductase — MSIDLSQQTGALRRRADVCVIGAGAAGITTARRLLAAGHQVLLLESGGLDYERETADLNAGKNVGQAYYDLDDARLRFFGGTTAIWGGRCATLDPIDLQRRDWVAGSGWPLSWDELQDYYGQARGIFEIGDEPASAEALSAHGVPLPGFDRSELHMPVWNFDPRFNRFTFDACQDLRDHSRCEIITHASVTRIVTKDGAISRIEAKALAGAHLHVEARAFVLAAGGIENARLLLASNIGNERDQVGRNFMEHPHARGGRIVDARAWPLLKAFGRRHRIGGHDMAALITPSADLQRREGLLNSSLTIVGRQPARASQFWGMRAYGSLKHDMSPTRSGRRLWMMTKKAATWAQRHVDPLRPWLLHKAGKLEIALLVRAEQAPNPDSRVLLTKERDALGVPRVALDWRLSAIDKHSVTGLVDGLGRELKRLGMGRVERADWLDEPGELWRNDPLISSHAIGGYHHMGTTRMATDPRQGVVDADGRVHGQANLYVVGSSTFPTSSWANPTLTIAALALRTADRLSVALNRPVAQPVRVPGLAKAS; from the coding sequence ATGAGCATTGATCTCTCGCAACAGACCGGCGCGCTGCGCCGGCGGGCAGATGTCTGCGTCATCGGCGCGGGCGCGGCCGGCATCACCACCGCGCGCCGGCTGCTGGCGGCCGGGCATCAGGTGCTGCTGCTGGAAAGCGGTGGGCTGGACTATGAGCGGGAAACCGCCGACCTCAACGCCGGCAAGAATGTCGGCCAGGCCTATTATGATCTGGACGATGCGCGGCTCCGCTTCTTTGGCGGCACGACCGCGATCTGGGGCGGGCGCTGCGCCACGTTGGACCCGATCGACCTGCAGCGGCGCGACTGGGTGGCGGGATCAGGCTGGCCGCTGTCCTGGGACGAACTGCAGGATTATTATGGCCAGGCGCGCGGCATATTCGAGATTGGCGACGAGCCGGCCAGCGCGGAGGCGCTGAGCGCCCATGGCGTACCGCTGCCGGGGTTCGACCGGTCGGAACTGCACATGCCGGTGTGGAATTTCGATCCGCGTTTCAACCGCTTCACCTTCGACGCGTGCCAGGATCTGCGCGATCATTCGCGCTGCGAGATCATCACCCATGCCAGCGTTACACGGATCGTGACGAAGGATGGCGCGATCAGCCGGATCGAGGCGAAGGCGCTGGCGGGCGCGCATCTGCATGTCGAGGCGCGGGCGTTCGTGCTGGCGGCAGGCGGGATCGAGAATGCCCGGCTGCTGCTGGCGTCGAACATCGGCAATGAGCGCGACCAGGTCGGCCGCAACTTCATGGAGCATCCCCATGCGCGCGGCGGGCGGATCGTCGATGCCAGGGCCTGGCCGCTGCTCAAGGCGTTCGGCCGGCGGCACCGGATCGGCGGGCATGACATGGCGGCGTTGATTACGCCCTCGGCCGATCTGCAGCGGCGCGAAGGGCTGCTCAACAGTTCGCTGACCATCGTTGGGCGGCAACCGGCGCGGGCGTCGCAATTCTGGGGCATGCGCGCCTATGGTTCGCTCAAGCATGACATGTCGCCGACGCGCAGCGGCCGGCGGCTGTGGATGATGACCAAGAAGGCGGCGACCTGGGCCCAGCGCCATGTCGATCCGCTGCGTCCCTGGCTGCTGCACAAGGCGGGCAAGCTGGAGATCGCGCTGCTGGTGCGGGCCGAACAGGCGCCCAATCCCGATAGCCGGGTGCTGCTGACGAAGGAGCGCGACGCGCTGGGCGTGCCGCGCGTGGCGCTGGACTGGCGCTTGTCGGCGATCGACAAGCATAGCGTGACGGGACTGGTCGATGGTCTGGGCCGTGAACTCAAGCGGCTGGGCATGGGCCGGGTCGAGCGTGCCGACTGGCTGGACGAGCCGGGCGAGCTGTGGCGCAACGATCCGCTCATCTCCTCCCACGCGATCGGCGGCTATCATCATATGGGCACGACCCGCATGGCGACCGATCCGCGCCAGGGCGTGGTCGACGCCGATGGCCGCGTGCATGGCCAGGCCAATCTCTATGTCGTGGGCTCTTCGACCTTCCCGACATCGAGCTGGGCCAATCCGACCCTGACCATCGCCGCGCTGGCGCTGCGCACGGCCGATCGGCTGTCGGTGGCGCTCAACCGGCCGGTGGCGCAGCCGGTGCGGGTGCCGGGGCTGGCCAAGGCGTCGTAG